In the Leptolyngbya sp. SIO1E4 genome, one interval contains:
- a CDS encoding TonB-dependent receptor: MSLVSESKRIAKVSLAGAVTGLAGVTTTGNAAIASPLVPQLPPNTQEAAEAILRADSAALAETITAPQIEGAAGTRPRFSSQATHSVAPKSTPTQLTAATVRLLQFASIQPEIASSETHPYFSPTTTLLDLGAISQVPDPAAPTLSSEETSPTVVTDTETESAESAEPTESAEPDATPPLAQPQVLNASQVQILSPGVGAVLDVPAATVILQYPSGAGVNLWVNDERVDPNLVGRTAVDPENNLVTQTWYGVPLSAGNNTLSVTPVDSDEVLASLSVQVRGTPVELTVDTRGDSVSADGRSTITVQGQLLDENGNTSNWDTVVTLTASDGTFVGADFAPDTPGFQVEAVNGRYSAELQSSLEAQVVQLEAKASGMTAYNQVQFSTQQRPTLITGVIDLRFGAEGTNFYGDLRDFLDPDAEGYEFDFTARVFATGNIGEWLFTGAYNSDRPLNEDCTGTANLFGQDDNCNNVYPTYGDDSTRDLLTPSIDSLYLRFERTSPIPGAGVDYFSWGDYRTEEFSSASQLYSGISRSLHGFKAHYNLGDLSFTGFFGNNVEGFQRDTIPPDGTSGTYFLSRRSLVAGSEEVYLELEELDRPGTVLERQRLYRGTDYEVDYDRGSLFFRDPILRTSVGEFGEVLVRRIVVTYQFEGNDSSDTNIYGGRLQYNLSRTLGQESWLGATYLQENQGDRGFTLYGADARISLGESAEILAEYAYSSNDFDLDGPVSGSAYRLEFNGGITDWLQGRAYLRHTDAGFSNLATESFRPGQTRYGTQFNAQLSPDTTLRFQFDRERNRGTAPRPLLTLEELIEPGSSPLTGSDVDNSLTTISVGLAQRLGNSRFELDWIHRNRTDNAAVDRLSSSSDQIRTRLTTELEDNLTVYAQNELNLSSDSDPLYPNRTLFGLDWELMPGISLGVNQIFIGDGGINGRGNFTTVDLSGDYQLGEDTTIRGQLALIDGQQIGGRLGFDQGFTLAPGLRLDLSYERVFNNLYGNTAAGEIFSQPFAVGDGASALQLTSGNSFSIGLAYTDSADFQASTRLEHRTSSRGSNTVFTASALGRLTPAVSTLLDFRMSRAANQGLNLGTSSTLKVGLAYRDPQQDNFNALLRYEYRRNPSSIPDSLLFGSSIDTSEHLLSAEAIYAPNWRWELYGKYAFRTSSTRIGGLSNGEIEFPEFTSNSAVHLAQLRATYRLGYAWDITGEVRWIGSSAGYSEFGTALELGYYMTPDLRLYAGYSLGGAYDRDFSGANRSASGPYIGITAKLNSLFDGFGIQEVAPPQQQESATETTATAEGSETEAVSEGANEAGEAADANASDTEPAVTVESQQNP; encoded by the coding sequence ATGAGCCTGGTTTCAGAGTCTAAAAGGATCGCCAAAGTAAGTTTGGCCGGTGCTGTAACTGGGTTGGCTGGGGTTACGACGACTGGCAATGCCGCTATCGCCAGCCCTCTGGTGCCACAACTTCCACCCAATACTCAGGAGGCAGCTGAGGCAATCTTGAGGGCTGACAGTGCTGCTCTGGCAGAGACCATAACAGCACCTCAAATTGAAGGAGCTGCCGGAACACGCCCTCGCTTTTCATCTCAGGCAACCCATTCTGTTGCGCCTAAATCCACACCGACCCAGCTCACAGCAGCAACGGTGAGACTGCTGCAGTTTGCCAGCATTCAGCCCGAGATCGCCAGTTCGGAAACTCATCCTTATTTTTCACCCACAACTACGCTGTTAGATCTGGGGGCGATCTCCCAAGTCCCTGACCCAGCGGCACCAACGCTTTCCTCAGAAGAAACCAGCCCGACTGTAGTCACAGATACCGAGACTGAATCGGCTGAATCAGCTGAACCCACTGAATCGGCTGAACCTGACGCCACCCCACCGTTAGCCCAACCTCAAGTCTTAAATGCCAGCCAAGTGCAAATCTTGAGCCCTGGCGTCGGGGCAGTTCTGGATGTGCCCGCCGCTACGGTTATTTTGCAATATCCCTCTGGGGCCGGGGTTAATCTTTGGGTAAACGATGAGCGTGTAGATCCTAACTTAGTGGGTCGTACCGCTGTGGATCCTGAGAACAACCTGGTGACTCAGACCTGGTATGGGGTTCCCCTTTCAGCGGGCAATAACACGCTCAGTGTGACCCCTGTCGATAGCGATGAAGTCCTGGCTAGCCTATCAGTACAGGTACGAGGCACCCCCGTAGAGCTAACCGTTGACACTCGGGGAGATAGCGTTTCTGCTGATGGCCGCTCCACCATTACCGTACAGGGGCAATTACTGGACGAAAATGGGAATACCTCGAACTGGGATACGGTGGTCACCCTGACAGCCAGTGACGGAACTTTTGTCGGAGCAGACTTTGCCCCTGATACCCCTGGGTTTCAGGTAGAAGCCGTTAACGGTCGTTATTCGGCAGAACTCCAGTCATCTTTAGAGGCTCAAGTGGTGCAGCTGGAGGCTAAAGCCAGCGGCATGACGGCCTACAACCAGGTACAGTTTTCTACCCAACAGCGCCCTACGCTGATTACCGGGGTTATCGATTTACGCTTTGGGGCCGAGGGCACGAACTTCTATGGCGACCTGCGCGATTTCTTAGATCCAGATGCTGAAGGCTATGAGTTTGACTTTACGGCCAGGGTATTTGCAACAGGCAACATTGGGGAGTGGTTATTTACAGGCGCTTACAACAGCGATCGCCCCCTCAATGAAGATTGCACTGGGACTGCCAACTTGTTTGGGCAAGATGACAACTGCAACAACGTTTACCCGACCTACGGGGATGATTCTACCCGTGACTTGCTGACCCCCTCTATTGATAGTCTCTACCTGCGCTTTGAGCGCACCTCACCCATCCCAGGGGCAGGGGTCGACTATTTCTCCTGGGGGGACTATAGAACTGAAGAGTTTTCCAGTGCATCTCAGCTTTACAGCGGTATCAGTCGTTCTCTCCACGGCTTTAAAGCCCACTACAACTTGGGCGACTTATCGTTTACGGGCTTCTTTGGCAACAATGTTGAAGGCTTCCAGCGTGACACCATTCCACCCGATGGCACCAGCGGCACTTACTTCTTATCCCGACGCTCCTTGGTAGCCGGTAGTGAAGAAGTTTACCTGGAGCTAGAGGAATTGGATCGCCCCGGTACAGTGCTGGAGCGGCAGCGTCTCTATCGTGGTACCGACTACGAGGTTGACTACGATCGCGGTAGCTTATTCTTCCGTGATCCGATCCTGCGCACCAGCGTTGGTGAGTTCGGGGAGGTATTGGTTCGTCGCATTGTCGTGACTTACCAGTTTGAAGGCAATGACAGTAGTGACACTAACATTTATGGGGGGCGGCTTCAGTACAATCTCAGCCGCACACTAGGTCAGGAAAGCTGGCTCGGGGCCACCTATTTGCAAGAGAATCAGGGCGATCGGGGCTTTACCTTATACGGGGCCGATGCGCGCATTTCCCTGGGTGAGTCCGCTGAAATTTTGGCTGAGTATGCCTATTCCAGCAATGATTTTGACCTGGATGGGCCGGTTTCAGGGTCTGCTTACCGGCTCGAATTTAACGGTGGGATTACCGACTGGCTGCAAGGTCGGGCTTATCTGCGTCATACCGACGCTGGCTTTAGCAACCTGGCAACTGAGAGCTTCCGCCCTGGTCAAACGCGCTACGGCACCCAGTTTAACGCCCAGCTTTCGCCAGATACAACACTGCGCTTTCAGTTTGATCGTGAAAGAAATCGCGGCACTGCGCCTCGCCCCCTCCTCACCCTAGAAGAGCTGATTGAACCCGGTAGCTCGCCCCTAACCGGCAGCGACGTAGACAACAGCTTGACCACGATCTCTGTAGGTCTAGCCCAGCGCCTAGGGAACAGTCGCTTTGAACTAGACTGGATTCATCGCAATCGCACAGATAACGCTGCGGTTGATCGGCTTTCTTCCAGCTCTGACCAAATTCGTACCCGCCTCACAACAGAGTTAGAAGACAACTTAACGGTTTATGCCCAAAATGAACTCAACCTGTCTTCTGACAGTGACCCGCTATACCCTAATCGGACACTGTTCGGCCTTGATTGGGAGTTAATGCCAGGCATTAGCCTGGGTGTGAACCAGATATTCATCGGTGATGGCGGCATTAATGGTCGGGGCAACTTCACCACTGTGGATCTATCTGGAGATTACCAACTGGGTGAAGACACCACCATTCGTGGTCAACTCGCCCTGATTGACGGTCAACAAATTGGCGGTCGCCTAGGCTTTGATCAAGGGTTTACCCTGGCACCGGGCTTGCGCCTAGACCTAAGCTATGAGCGTGTATTCAATAATCTCTATGGCAACACCGCTGCCGGAGAGATCTTTAGCCAGCCCTTTGCCGTAGGCGATGGGGCATCAGCGCTACAGCTGACGAGTGGGAATAGTTTCAGCATCGGACTGGCTTATACAGATAGTGCCGATTTCCAAGCCAGCACTCGTCTGGAGCACCGCACCTCTTCACGAGGGTCTAATACGGTCTTTACAGCTTCAGCCCTCGGTCGCCTAACCCCAGCGGTTAGCACCCTATTAGACTTCCGCATGTCGCGTGCGGCTAACCAGGGTTTGAATTTGGGGACTTCTAGCACATTAAAAGTAGGGCTAGCCTATCGCGATCCGCAGCAAGACAATTTCAATGCGCTGCTGCGCTACGAGTACCGTAGAAATCCTTCTTCAATTCCAGACAGCTTGCTCTTTGGCTCTTCTATTGACACCTCAGAACACTTGTTATCTGCCGAAGCGATCTATGCTCCGAACTGGCGTTGGGAACTTTACGGCAAGTACGCTTTCCGCACCAGTTCGACCCGTATCGGGGGCTTATCTAACGGCGAAATCGAGTTCCCTGAATTCACATCTAATAGTGCGGTGCATTTGGCTCAACTGCGAGCCACCTATCGCCTGGGTTATGCCTGGGATATCACTGGAGAGGTTCGCTGGATCGGCAGTTCCGCAGGATATAGCGAGTTTGGCACAGCACTGGAGTTAGGGTACTACATGACCCCAGACCTGCGGCTATATGCAGGATACAGCCTGGGCGGTGCCTACGATCGCGACTTCTCGGGCGCGAATCGCTCAGCGAGTGGGCCTTACATCGGCATCACAGCTAAACTCAACAGCTTATTTGATGGCTTCGGCATCCAAGAAGTGGCTCCGCCACAGCAGCAGGAGTCTGCAACCGAGACTACTGCAACCGCTGAAGGCAGTGAAACAGAAGCGGTCTCCGAGGGGGCTAATGAGGCTGGTGAAGCCGCTGATGCTAACGCCTCCGATACTGAGCCTGCTGTCACTGTTGAGTCTCAGCAAAATCCCTAG
- a CDS encoding OmpA family protein gives MKPIRIPFRRTTTLGLTAATLLIQGTLSVQATGQSNREALAAAVAAPTLEVTVNSHQDGPVQADNDLTLREAIELVNGTLSTEALSEAEQTQITVLADNARSAIAFDLPSSAPIELVDVLPDIQRPGLTIDGTTQSGYDSTLSATAEIAIPIPVVALTPAPDVEVFRGLTIVADEVTVRGLSLYGFTAEHRATAVTPPADILIANPTPPLHTREDQPVANYAQFYDEATAPQGVVIEDNWLGIPPSETPPEQTSAFGVSVFNSQGALIRRNRISHHDGSGIITGYRAKNLEVAENIIVANGFAGMPDGIRLEGNVDNSHIHGNLMCGNDGGGIFMFKPDGAVTIANNDIKFNGQRLRRAAIYVMGNDHEIRDNTITNQKGSGVVVTAFNRDGGASQSQRNLILNNQFNNLEGLSIDLNTRRHTDVQDFQRGDGPNPKRNSHHRRQETGNAAINAPEFLSAEFPIINGQVTLDGIADPGSTVDLYLTQGAATDYGPLNQPFATVSVNEQGQFSYATADLQPGDTITAIATDPQYGTSEPARNGVVRSLENLNTPLAELRSPSLTDGVAMPVCITPPAPSVAVVPPPEPEVPQPLRLEVPRNIHFGLDQAQISPETAAVLDQIAAVLQAHPTLVVDLHGHTDSRASVAYNQDLALRRARNAREYLMQQGIDPARMTIRSLGETQLLVSETNREDYARNRRVEFVFSDVRGVDITFVNQETDLQIEP, from the coding sequence ATGAAACCTATCCGCATTCCATTCCGCCGCACAACGACTCTGGGCCTCACCGCTGCAACCCTGTTGATCCAGGGGACGCTGTCGGTGCAGGCTACGGGTCAGTCTAATCGTGAAGCGCTGGCGGCTGCTGTGGCAGCCCCGACCCTAGAAGTAACGGTCAACAGTCATCAAGATGGCCCGGTGCAGGCTGACAACGACCTCACCCTGCGGGAGGCTATCGAGTTGGTCAATGGCACCCTGTCTACAGAAGCGCTCAGTGAAGCCGAGCAAACTCAGATAACAGTTTTGGCTGATAACGCTCGTTCTGCGATCGCCTTTGATCTGCCATCCTCGGCCCCCATTGAACTGGTCGATGTGCTACCCGACATTCAGCGCCCTGGCCTCACAATCGACGGGACTACTCAATCTGGCTATGACTCCACCCTTTCCGCAACTGCTGAAATTGCCATTCCAATTCCAGTGGTAGCGCTGACCCCAGCTCCAGATGTTGAGGTCTTTCGGGGGCTCACCATCGTGGCCGATGAGGTTACTGTGCGGGGTCTCAGTCTCTATGGCTTTACCGCTGAGCATCGGGCGACAGCAGTCACTCCCCCCGCCGATATTTTGATTGCCAATCCGACTCCACCCCTGCACACCCGAGAAGACCAACCCGTTGCCAACTACGCCCAGTTCTATGATGAGGCCACCGCACCCCAGGGCGTGGTAATTGAGGATAACTGGTTGGGGATTCCACCTTCAGAAACGCCTCCTGAGCAAACATCGGCTTTCGGCGTATCTGTCTTTAATAGTCAAGGGGCGTTGATTCGCCGTAACCGCATCTCTCACCATGATGGCAGCGGCATCATCACTGGCTACCGAGCCAAAAACCTAGAAGTAGCCGAGAACATCATTGTGGCCAATGGCTTCGCGGGAATGCCTGATGGCATCCGCCTAGAAGGCAACGTGGATAACAGCCATATTCACGGCAATTTGATGTGTGGAAATGATGGTGGAGGCATTTTTATGTTCAAGCCCGACGGGGCCGTCACCATTGCCAACAACGATATTAAGTTCAACGGTCAGCGCCTTCGTCGTGCCGCGATATATGTGATGGGCAACGATCATGAAATTCGCGACAACACGATTACGAATCAAAAAGGGTCTGGGGTAGTCGTTACTGCCTTCAACCGGGATGGCGGAGCCAGCCAGAGCCAGCGCAACCTGATTCTTAACAACCAATTCAACAACTTAGAAGGACTTAGCATCGACCTCAACACCCGCCGCCATACAGACGTGCAAGATTTTCAGCGCGGCGATGGCCCTAACCCCAAACGTAACTCCCATCACCGCCGCCAAGAAACGGGTAATGCAGCTATCAATGCACCGGAATTTTTAAGTGCGGAGTTTCCGATTATCAACGGCCAGGTCACCCTAGACGGAATTGCTGACCCCGGCTCTACAGTAGATCTGTATTTAACCCAGGGTGCAGCAACTGACTATGGCCCACTGAACCAGCCCTTCGCAACCGTATCCGTCAATGAGCAGGGGCAATTTAGCTACGCCACCGCCGATTTACAGCCGGGAGACACGATCACAGCCATTGCGACTGACCCACAGTACGGTACGTCGGAACCTGCTCGCAATGGGGTCGTCCGCTCTCTGGAAAACCTGAACACGCCCCTGGCAGAACTCCGCAGCCCCTCTTTAACCGATGGCGTCGCCATGCCTGTGTGCATCACACCGCCTGCACCCTCCGTGGCTGTAGTGCCTCCCCCTGAGCCCGAAGTGCCCCAACCGCTACGCTTAGAAGTTCCTCGCAACATTCATTTCGGCTTAGATCAGGCGCAAATTAGCCCGGAGACCGCGGCAGTACTCGATCAAATTGCAGCGGTTCTGCAGGCCCACCCCACACTAGTGGTGGATCTTCATGGCCATACCGATTCTCGTGCTAGCGTTGCCTACAACCAGGATCTAGCGCTACGACGGGCTCGTAATGCCCGTGAATATCTGATGCAGCAGGGTATCGACCCAGCTCGCATGACCATTCGCTCCTTAGGCGAGACCCAACTGCTGGTCTCAGAAACCAACCGAGAAGACTATGCCCGTAACCGCCGGGTGGAGTTTGTCTTCAGTGATGTGCGCGGGGTTGATATTACCTTTGTCAATCAAGAAACAGATCTGCAGATTGAGCCCTAA
- a CDS encoding HlyC/CorC family transporter: MLAQTDVPLPVVSLELTGFAIAVRLLSVMALISINAFFVAAEFSIVSVRRSRINQLAEAGDIQARTVQSFQRSLDRLLSTTQIGITLSSLALGWIGELTIAAVLIQLLSRLAVTVPFVRAIAHSIAIPLAFILIAYLQIVLGELCPKAVAMLYPERLARLLGPPSLTISRLFMPFIWVLNQSTRWLLRLVGIQYTGSQSWYSRVTPEELQLIIRTSTESPGLEEEERELLNNVFEFRDVTAGEVMVPRTQITALPKTATLQQVLDTIAETGYSQFPVIDESLDDVAGLLSLKDLVEPLASQVATADGSISAWIRPARFVPEYTQLHDLLQIMQKSGKSMVMVVDEFGGTAGLVTLEDVTAEIIGDSHEQEEDVTVLVSMLDEQSYQVRAQTHIEEVNELLGVALPLEEDYQTLAGFLIHQLQKIPAIGDSVYYDGIDWTVTAVDGPKVLEVQARRLTQTRE; encoded by the coding sequence ATGCTTGCTCAGACGGATGTTCCGCTGCCGGTTGTTTCCCTAGAATTAACAGGGTTTGCGATTGCAGTGCGACTGTTATCGGTAATGGCGCTTATCAGTATCAATGCTTTTTTTGTCGCGGCTGAATTTTCAATTGTGTCCGTGCGGCGATCGCGGATTAATCAGCTAGCCGAGGCAGGAGATATTCAAGCGAGAACGGTTCAAAGCTTTCAGCGCAGCCTTGATCGACTGCTATCTACCACCCAAATTGGAATTACGTTGTCAAGTTTGGCACTGGGGTGGATTGGGGAATTGACGATCGCAGCCGTGCTGATTCAATTATTAAGTCGGCTCGCAGTGACGGTTCCCTTTGTTAGGGCGATCGCTCATTCTATTGCTATTCCCTTAGCGTTTATTCTGATCGCATATTTACAGATTGTTTTAGGTGAGCTTTGTCCCAAAGCAGTCGCCATGCTCTATCCCGAGCGATTAGCTCGGTTACTCGGCCCCCCCAGTCTGACGATTTCTCGGCTGTTTATGCCCTTCATTTGGGTGCTTAACCAGTCTACGCGCTGGCTGTTGAGGCTCGTGGGGATTCAATACACAGGCAGCCAAAGTTGGTATAGCCGTGTTACCCCTGAAGAATTACAGCTCATTATTCGCACCTCGACCGAATCTCCAGGGTTGGAGGAAGAAGAACGAGAGTTGCTGAACAACGTCTTTGAATTTCGGGACGTGACAGCTGGGGAAGTCATGGTGCCGCGCACACAAATCACGGCCTTACCTAAAACCGCAACTCTGCAACAGGTGTTAGACACCATTGCGGAGACAGGATATTCTCAGTTTCCCGTCATTGATGAGTCTTTAGATGACGTGGCAGGTCTTCTGTCGCTGAAGGATTTGGTAGAGCCGCTCGCTAGCCAGGTAGCTACAGCAGATGGCAGCATTTCTGCTTGGATTCGCCCAGCCCGCTTTGTGCCAGAGTACACCCAGCTTCATGACCTACTGCAAATCATGCAGAAGTCGGGCAAATCAATGGTGATGGTTGTCGATGAATTTGGGGGCACGGCTGGCCTGGTAACCCTGGAAGATGTGACCGCTGAAATCATCGGTGACAGTCACGAGCAGGAAGAAGATGTCACCGTGCTGGTCAGCATGTTAGACGAGCAATCTTACCAAGTCAGGGCTCAGACTCATATCGAAGAGGTCAATGAACTCCTGGGTGTAGCCCTTCCTCTAGAGGAAGACTACCAGACGCTGGCTGGGTTTTTGATTCATCAGCTCCAAAAGATTCCTGCCATTGGTGACAGCGTTTATTACGACGGCATCGACTGGACGGTAACTGCGGTTGATGGCCCCAAGGTGCTAGAGGTACAAGCTAGGCGGTTAACGCAGACGCGGGAGTAA
- a CDS encoding glycosyltransferase family 4 protein, with translation MSASPYRLLVLSTPVGPLGSGLGGGVELILKNATQVLRQRGHQITVLAPENSVLETCDRLVHIPGNLQPTAHTSHRQTPIVMQEPSVLSAMWAYAYQVQQDYDLILHFCYDWLPFYLTPFFQTPIAHFVSMGSLTDAMDAVIAQVAPAFPGTVGVCTQVQAETFSFAEYCYPLGSSVDIKLYDYCERPNAALAWMGRISPEKGLEDAIAAAEKAHIPLKILGKLENQAYWQQLQNTFPNAPIEYLGFLQTQDLQAALRTCRALLMTPKWIEAFGLVAIEALACGVPVIAYKRGGPTEIVRHGQTGWLVEPDSVEGLVQAIERIDELDRSACRQQAETEFSLEAMALRYEQWFRRILPV, from the coding sequence ATGTCTGCATCTCCTTATCGTTTGCTTGTTCTCTCGACTCCAGTGGGGCCTTTAGGATCAGGGTTAGGGGGAGGAGTAGAGCTGATCCTCAAAAATGCGACTCAGGTGTTGCGACAGCGAGGCCATCAGATTACTGTTTTGGCCCCTGAGAATTCTGTTTTAGAGACCTGCGATCGCCTGGTGCACATTCCAGGTAACTTACAACCCACGGCCCATACGAGCCATCGTCAAACGCCCATTGTGATGCAGGAGCCTTCGGTGCTATCGGCCATGTGGGCTTATGCCTATCAGGTTCAGCAAGACTATGATTTGATTTTGCACTTCTGCTACGACTGGTTACCTTTTTATCTGACACCGTTCTTTCAAACACCGATCGCCCACTTTGTCAGCATGGGCTCTCTCACAGACGCCATGGATGCTGTCATCGCCCAAGTCGCGCCTGCCTTTCCTGGCACGGTGGGTGTCTGCACCCAAGTGCAGGCTGAGACATTTTCGTTTGCGGAGTATTGCTATCCTCTCGGCAGCTCGGTGGACATCAAGCTATACGACTATTGCGAGAGGCCGAATGCTGCCCTAGCCTGGATGGGGCGCATTTCTCCCGAAAAAGGGCTTGAGGATGCGATCGCCGCTGCTGAAAAAGCACACATTCCCCTTAAAATTCTGGGCAAGCTAGAAAACCAGGCATATTGGCAACAGTTACAAAACACCTTCCCCAATGCCCCGATAGAGTATCTAGGCTTTTTACAGACGCAGGACTTGCAAGCTGCTCTCCGTACCTGCCGCGCTCTTTTAATGACCCCTAAATGGATTGAAGCTTTTGGCCTGGTTGCCATCGAAGCCCTGGCTTGTGGCGTGCCTGTGATCGCATACAAGCGAGGTGGCCCTACCGAAATTGTGCGTCATGGGCAGACGGGGTGGCTAGTCGAACCCGACAGTGTTGAGGGTTTGGTTCAAGCCATTGAACGCATTGATGAATTAGATAGAAGCGCCTGTCGTCAACAAGCAGAAACCGAATTTTCTCTAGAAGCTATGGCGCTTCGTTATGAGCAATGGTTTAGGCGTATTTTGCCTGTCTAG
- a CDS encoding HEAT repeat domain-containing protein, translated as MGSTAIAQDFLGSQQGTLLAQDSDSTSQSESSEDTPDQQQASPIVQSLQTRLASLGYYGGPIDGIYGPGTQKALADFQRAAGLAGSGVLDSVTQEQLNDPDAPMAFSAEDEESSADSDSPESAEDSEDAAALEGDASALEAPDSAAILTAPDGTVPAGETESTPPAESEDSEAGINLLGEGQETVPNLAQGAEAPAPSTEQRANRGLFRLAIIGLAIVVLGGLGGGVLLLARRGTSTLESTEEESNSAKMAPHEEKPIPLTGAIQNGSTQLIAPKPSSSANLNRSALATQASSTPRLAKVNIIDELIQDLDNPDSGIRRKSVWELGQRGNSAAIQPLIGLMVDADSHEQSLILAALAEIGIRTLKPMNRALALSLQDENPEVRKNAIRDLTRIYDSMGQVGRILGHAANDDDPEVRQTANWALDQLNHMRLSATEPAGLLQEGNTSIESLPGEGASSHTVSS; from the coding sequence ATGGGTTCTACAGCGATTGCCCAAGATTTTTTAGGATCTCAACAAGGAACTTTACTGGCTCAGGATTCTGATTCGACGAGTCAATCTGAGAGTTCTGAAGATACCCCAGATCAGCAGCAAGCTTCACCAATTGTTCAAAGTCTTCAAACTCGCTTAGCAAGTTTGGGCTACTACGGTGGGCCGATTGACGGTATTTATGGCCCAGGCACCCAAAAGGCACTGGCTGATTTTCAGCGAGCTGCGGGTCTAGCCGGTAGTGGTGTTCTAGATTCCGTAACTCAAGAGCAATTGAATGATCCTGACGCCCCCATGGCGTTCTCCGCAGAGGATGAAGAATCGAGTGCAGATTCGGACTCTCCAGAATCTGCAGAAGACTCTGAAGATGCGGCAGCGTTGGAGGGAGACGCATCGGCCCTTGAAGCACCTGACAGTGCTGCGATTTTAACGGCCCCTGATGGTACCGTTCCGGCCGGAGAGACAGAATCGACCCCTCCTGCAGAATCAGAGGATAGCGAAGCAGGCATTAATCTGCTTGGAGAAGGACAAGAAACTGTTCCTAACTTAGCGCAAGGGGCCGAAGCCCCTGCCCCTTCTACTGAGCAGCGAGCCAACCGAGGGCTGTTTCGCCTGGCCATCATCGGGTTAGCCATTGTTGTTTTAGGAGGCCTCGGGGGTGGCGTTCTGTTGCTGGCCCGCCGCGGAACCTCGACCCTCGAAAGTACCGAGGAAGAGTCTAATTCAGCTAAGATGGCACCTCATGAAGAAAAGCCGATTCCTTTAACGGGTGCCATCCAAAATGGCAGTACGCAACTGATTGCGCCCAAACCCTCAAGCTCTGCGAACCTTAATCGCTCAGCGCTGGCGACCCAGGCCTCTTCTACGCCAAGGTTGGCCAAGGTCAATATCATCGATGAGCTGATTCAAGATTTAGATAATCCAGATTCGGGCATCCGCCGAAAATCTGTTTGGGAATTAGGTCAGCGGGGTAACTCGGCAGCGATACAGCCTTTAATTGGTCTTATGGTAGATGCTGACTCCCATGAGCAAAGCTTAATCTTGGCTGCCCTGGCTGAAATTGGTATACGAACCCTGAAACCTATGAATCGTGCCTTGGCCCTCTCATTGCAGGATGAGAATCCTGAAGTGAGGAAAAATGCGATTCGTGACCTCACTAGAATCTATGACTCGATGGGGCAAGTAGGGCGAATACTGGGCCACGCTGCCAATGATGATGATCCAGAGGTTCGCCAGACGGCAAACTGGGCGCTCGACCAACTTAATCATATGCGTCTCTCTGCCACTGAACCGGCTGGTCTTTTACAGGAAGGAAACACTTCTATAGAGAGTCTTCCGGGAGAGGGCGCGTCTTCCCATACTGTATCTTCGTGA
- a CDS encoding leucine-rich repeat domain-containing protein: protein MSLNATVKLELENDDSTPLQLYSLNIPMEQMKYAAASLISLVAGLITLPSWAELMTQRDAPNSTPIAPTTPYIFEDWCLSQDRLDTSAKHTVATLLEALGTEDCTEASRRASTLTLLNLSSRGLEDLRPLATLPLLRELVLHNNQVVDIGPLATLTNLQRLSLSANQITDLKPLAALEQLQNLVLLENQITDLSALSGLSMLKALYLGRNQISDIAPLSSLSQLEILHLNHNAVVDMGPIETLTALEQLDLSSNQIVDISPLKSLVNLEELNLNRNQIVETGVLQQLPSLTEVYLYNNPLEDFVCPSTPDAICFL, encoded by the coding sequence ATGTCCCTGAACGCAACAGTCAAGTTAGAACTTGAAAACGACGACTCAACACCCTTGCAACTTTACTCTTTAAATATCCCCATGGAGCAGATGAAATATGCAGCCGCGTCTTTAATATCTCTAGTGGCTGGCCTAATTACCCTTCCCAGTTGGGCCGAACTGATGACCCAACGTGATGCCCCTAATTCCACCCCCATTGCCCCAACAACTCCCTATATTTTCGAAGATTGGTGCCTGTCTCAGGATCGGCTAGACACTAGCGCCAAACATACGGTCGCTACCTTACTAGAAGCACTGGGCACAGAAGACTGCACTGAGGCCAGCCGTCGTGCCTCTACGTTGACCTTGCTAAACCTCAGCAGTCGTGGACTTGAAGATTTGCGCCCGTTAGCAACCTTACCCTTATTACGTGAATTAGTGCTTCACAATAACCAAGTTGTTGATATTGGGCCGTTAGCTACCCTCACCAACTTGCAACGGCTGTCACTCAGCGCTAACCAAATTACTGATTTAAAGCCGCTCGCTGCACTGGAACAGTTGCAGAACCTTGTCCTTTTAGAAAACCAGATTACTGATCTATCAGCCCTAAGCGGATTAAGCATGCTCAAGGCACTTTACCTGGGGCGGAACCAAATTAGCGACATTGCACCTTTATCTTCCCTCAGCCAACTAGAAATTCTGCATCTCAATCACAACGCAGTTGTTGACATGGGCCCTATTGAAACGCTCACTGCCCTAGAACAACTTGACCTGAGTTCTAATCAGATCGTAGATATTTCTCCCTTAAAGTCCTTAGTGAATCTAGAGGAACTCAATCTCAATCGCAATCAGATTGTAGAGACCGGAGTGTTACAGCAACTGCCCAGCCTGACTGAGGTCTATCTATACAACAATCCACTGGAAGACTTTGTCTGCCCCTCTACACCAGACGCCATTTGCTTTCTCTAA